From the Paenibacillus tianjinensis genome, the window TCGGGTACCTCCAGTTTTATCCGCTAGGTGACACGGAGAGAGGGATTTACGGCTATTCGGAATTTGCCGGCAGCATCTATGGCATGGATCAGTTTATTGGCGAGCCTTGCTGTTGGAACCGGGGGATCGGATCGCAGCTGGTCAAAGAAACGGTACAGTACCTGATAGAGGTAAAGCAAGCCGGTAAAATTGTCATGGACCCGCAATGCTGGAATCAGCGGGCGCTGCATGTGTACGAGAAAAATGGCTTTGTACGGAAAAAACGGCTTATAAAGCATGAATGGCATGAAGGCGGACC encodes:
- a CDS encoding GNAT family N-acetyltransferase produces the protein MFLYGNGEVDVRSLEPGDAALLVNWLSDPSVLEYYEGRDRPHDMDRVLEHFYSDDTEDIGRGIVRYNSQDIGYLQFYPLGDTERGIYGYSEFAGSIYGMDQFIGEPCCWNRGIGSQLVKETVQYLIEVKQAGKIVMDPQCWNQRALHVYEKNGFVRKKRLIKHEWHEGGPRDCWLVEHAGKGE